CGACAAGAAATTCTACAAGTGATTCCACGTTTATTGCTTGCCATGATTATTGCGGTAGTTATTTCTAAACCCTTAGAGTTAAAAATTTTTGAAAAAGAAATCAATCAAGTGCTTCTTGCAGAAAAAAACCAAATGACCTTGGACAATAAAACGCAAATCGCACAACAATTTACTCCAGAAATTAATAACCTTAACAATGAAATTACTTCTTTAAAAGACGAAATAACCACTAAAGAAACAGCCGTAAATGCTTTGTACGAAACCTATATTGCCGAAGCAGAAGGAAGAAAAGGCACCAAACTTATTGGAAAAGGTCCAGTATACAAGGAAAAAAGAGACAAACACGATGCAGCTCTCAAAGAATTGAGTGAACTAAAAGCTGCCAATACTGAAAAAATAAAAACCAAAGAAGCCGCCATAGCTGATTTAATTCAGCAACAAAAAAATTCAGAAGCAAATACCCAACCGATTATTTCTAATTTTGACGGTTTAATGGCAAGAGTCAATGCACTAAACAAATTACCTTGGTTACCATCGTTTTTTATTTTCTTACTGTTTTTAGCCATAGAAACAGCTCCTATTTTTGCAAAACTGATTAGCTCTAAAAGTGAATACGATTATAAATTAGAAAATCAAGAATCACTGGTAAAAACATGGATTCAACAACAGGTACATCAACGTGAAGTATTATTACAAACCGATGTTGATTTAAATGATAAGATTTATGCCGACTTAAAAACTGAAGAGGAAATTTATAATTACAAGCAAAAAATGGCACGAAACTTAATGAAACTTCAAGCAGATTCATTTTATAAAAACCAACAAAAGATTTTATAACTTATTGATATTTTAACTTTTTATCTTTTTTTTTATTTTTGTTCTTGAAAACAAAATGAAATAATTGCATGAAAAAAATGAAGTCCACCATTTTTATAATGGTGCTATTGCTATCTGCCAATATTTTAGCGCAAGACCAATTACAATTATCTGCCCTTTTTATTCCACAAGAATTAAAAGAAAATGCCGATGCTGTTATTCGAAATAGCGAACTTATTGTTACAGTAGATGCTATCGATAAACTTATTGTTAGAGAAAAAAGAACCGTTACTGTTCTTAATAAACAAGGAAAAAAGCACGTAAAGGCTTATGAACATTATAACGATGATACCAGAATTACGCGACTATCTGCAGTTGTTTATGATGCTTTAGGAAACAAGGTTAAAAAATATTCGAAAGGAGATTTTGAAGATGTGAGTGCCATTGATGACAACACCTTGTATTCAGATTCTCGTTTAAAATATTTAGAATACACTCCTACTTCGTATCCATACACCGTAGTATTTGAATCAGAATACAAAAACGGAACTACTGGTTTTATTCCAAGTTGGTTTCCTATTAGAACATATAATGTATCCGTTCAAAAGAGTTCTTATACACTGAACAATCCAACCCATATTTCTTTCAGAAAAAGAGAAAAGAATCTTGAAGGGTATACGATTGAACAAAACAATACCGACTCAAACTTAACGTACGAACTTACCAATCAGAAAGCTATAAAACCTGAGCATTACACGGTAAACTTTGAAGATTTCATTCCAAATGTGGCTGTTTCTTTTGACTCTTTTAGTTATAAAGGAATTAAAGGGAATGCTAAAAACTGGGAAGAGTTTGGTTTATGGATGTACGACAATTTAATCAAAGGAAGAAATGAGTTGTCTCCAGCTACTATAGCTAAAATTCAAGGTCTTGTTAAGGATGCTAAAACCCCTGAAGAAAAAGCAAAAATTGTATATGAATACGTACAAAATAAAACAAGATACATCAGCGTACAGGTTGATATAGGTGGATGGGAACCTATTGCAGCAAACAAAGTAGATGCGGTTGGATATGGAGATTGTAAAGGACTAACCAATTACACCAAAGCATTGTTAGATGCTGTTGGAGTAAAATCTCACCATGTAATTGTTTTTGGTAGTGATAAGAAAAACGTTGATAAAGATTTTACGGCTTTGCAAGGAAACCATATGATCTTAAACATTCCGAATGAAAAAGAAGACATATGGTTAGAATGTACTAGCCAAACAATGCCTTTTGGTTTTTTAGGTGATTTTACAGATGATAGAGATGTATTAGTTGTTACTCCAGAAGGAGGTGTTATTAAAAGAACTCCTGCTTACAAAAACAACAACAATTTACAAGTAACAAAAGCGGCTATCAAACTATTGCCAAACAAAAATGTTATAGCCTCAGTGGAGCGTACGTCTTACGGAACGCAATACGATGACAAATACCAAATAGAAGATTATACAAAGGAAGAACTGAACAAGTACTATAAATCATATTTGTGGGATTATAACAACAATTTAGATGTTGAAAATATTCGCCATACAAACAATAAAGACAACGTTGAATTCACAGAAAAACTTGATGTAAAAATTGCTGACTTTGCTACCGCAACCGAACAGAACTATTTATTTAAACTGAATGTCTTTAACAGAATTACAGGAATTCCAAAGAAGTACAGAAATAGGCAAAATCCTTTAGAAATTAAAAGAGGATTTACCGATAAAGATGAATTTATATTTACAATTCCTGAAGGATATAGCATCAATATATTACCAGAAAACAAAAACATCACCAATAAATTTGGCGTATATGCATTGACTTTTGAAAAAATAGACGATGCTACATTTAAATACACACGAGAGTTTTCCTTAAAAAAAGGAGTTCATCCAAAAGAAGATTACAAAGCTTATAGAAAATTTAGAAAAACAGTAGTAAAGTACGATAACCTCAGAACAGAATTAACGAAAAAATAAAAATCACTATGAAAAAATTATTAATCCTATGTGCTATACTTTTTACAGTAGGAAGTACGGCGCAAGAAATAAAATTTGGAAAAGTTTCAAAACAAGAATTAGAAGAGACTTCTTATCTCCTAGATGCAACAGCAGATGCCGCGTATTTGTTTAAAAAGAGAGAAACATATTTTAGATTTGATCAACAACGAGAAATATTTTTAGTTGAAACTGAATATCATGATCGAATTAAAATATATACCAAAGAAGGGTTGGATTATGCCACCAAAAAAATAAATTACTACAATCCTAAAACTGGAAAAAGAGAAGAAATTCAGTCGTTAAAAGCTTATGTTTTTAATTTAGAAGATGGTAAGGTGGCTAAAACAAAATTATCTAAAAAAGATATTTTTACAGAACAATTGAATAAATACAGAAGCCAAAAGAAAATTACATTTCCTAATGTTAAAGAAGGAAGTATTATTGACTTTAAATATCGATTGTCATCTCCATATGGGGATATTAAAACATTAAACTTCCAATATGAAATTCCTGTAGTACAGTTAGACTATAGAGTAAAGATTCCTGAATATTATATTTTCAATAAAACATCTAAAGGATTTTATAACGTTCCTATTAGAGAATCTAGTAAAAGAGATCAAATTAGTTTTAGGGGAGGTGGAAATTTAGCTCATAATGCGAAAATTTACAAATTCACTCAAAAAAACATTCCAGCCTTAAAAGATGATGAACCATACTCTGGTAATCTAAACAATTATAGAGGAGGTATGGAGTTTGAACTTGCAGGAACTCGCTTTCCTGGATCAACTTATAAAAACATAGCCACAACCTGGAAAGATGTTTGTAAAACCATTTATGAATCTCCAAGTTTCGGTGATGAATTGAAGAGAACAAACCACTTTAAAAACGATTTATTACCATTGATTGCCAATGTAAAAAATGATTTTGAAAAGACTGCCATGGTATTTCAGTTTGTAAAATCTAAAATAAAGTGGAATGAATACCATGGATACTCTGTAGATGAAGGAGTAAAAAAAGCCTATAAAGAAGGGGTAGGAAATGTAGCAGAAATAAATCTTAACCTAACTTCAATGTTACGTGCTGCCGGACTTAATGCCAATCCTGTATTAGTAAGTACTAGAGATCATGGTGTTCCATTATTTCCAACAAGAGATGGTTTTAACTATGTAATTACCAAAGTTAATTACCCTAGCGGTAGTTATATTTTGTTAGATGCCACAGACCCATATTCTTTCTTTAACACACTTCCTTTTAGAGCTTTAAACTGGTACGGAAGAGAACTTTTAGAAAATGGATTTTCTCGTGAAGTGAAATTAGTTCCATCTAAACACGCTACAGAAAATAACATTTTAAATGTAAAAATTGATGATTTAGGAGAAGCACAAGGAATGTATATGAGATCTTTAGATGGTCATGTAGCGATGTTTTCTCGTCAAAAAAACAACTTAAAAAAAGAAGAAGATCTCATTACTGCTATTGAAGAAAAGCATAATATTGAAATTGAAGATTTTAAAATTTCAAACAAAGACAATCTTTCAAAAAGCTTAACACAAAGATTAAAGTTTACTAGTGAAGATTTAGTAGAAGAAATTAATGGAAAACTTTATTTCTCTTCGTTCTTATTCCTAGGAAGTACAGAGAATCCATTTAAATCAGAGAAAAGAAACTTCCCTATTGAATTTGGAATGCCTTGGAAAGATAAATTTTCTATAGCCATTAGCATTCCTAATGGATATACAGTTGAATCATACCCAAAAGAATTGGCAATTGGATTACCAGACAACTTAGGTTTTTTTAAATACAAAGCCTTAGTACAAGGAAATAAAATTAAAATCTCTGCCATAACTCAATTGAATACGAATATGATTGCCCCTCAATACTATACAGAAGTAAAAGAATTTTATAAGCAAATGGTTGAGAAGCAAACAGAAAAAATTGTATTAGTAAAAAGCGAATTAAACTCTGGAGAAAGTAAAAACTAATGAGACATTTATTCTTCATACTTTTTTTATTTGTTTTTACCAATGGATTTTCTCAGAAAAGGAAATCGAGTAGAACAGGAAATGTGGCTATAGATGAGCTTACAATGAAACAATATTCTAAAGATACAACGGCTACAGCCGTTGTTCTTTATGAACATGGGAACTACTATATAAATGAAAACAAAAACTATAATAATACTACCGACTATTATTTTAAAATAAAGATTTTAAAAAAAGAAGGAGTTGCAAAGGCTACTATAGAAATTCCTTTATATGAAAAAGAGACTATTCATGATATCAAAGGAATTACTTATAATCTTTCTGAAGGTAATTCCATTCAGAAAACTCATTTATTAGACAGTAAAATTTACACAAAAGACATAAACAAACATTGGAAAGAAGTAACCTTTACCCTACCCAATATAAAAGTTGGAAGCGTAATTGAATATGTATATTCAGTAACCTCTCCCTACTCTCAAATAGATGATTGGTTTTTTCAATCAGATATTCCAAAAGCTCAAAGCGATTTTACTGCAGCTATTTTAGGAAACTACAAATACAATGTTAGAATGGTTGGCTTTTTAAAACTAAAAAGAGATAACCCATCCGTTAAAAGAGGCTGTATTAATATACCTGGTTTAGGTGAAGGAGGTTGCTTGTTATTAGATTACAGTATGGAAAATATTCCTGTTTTTAAGGAAGAAGACTATATGTTAAGTAAAGACAACTTTCTATCTAAACTAGCTTTTGATTTAAAATCATATACAAGTCCCAAAGGTCTAGTAAAAAAGTATACTAAAACATGGAAAGATGCTGATAGAAGTTTAAAGTTAGATTTTTTAGACAATCAAAGCACTAAAAAAAAGTTCTTTAAAAAACAATTAGATCCGGCCATTCTTTCCAATGCAAATGAATTGGAAAAAGCAACACAGATTTATCAATTTATACAACGTCATTTTACTTGGAATGATAAATACTGGCCATCAAAAAAGGTAAGAGTTAAAGAAGCTTTCCAAAACAGATCAGGTAATATTTTTGATATAAACTTAGCCTTGTATAATTCTTTACAAGCTGCCAATATTGAAAGCTATTTAGTACTTACTTCAACAAGAAATAGAGCCATCCCGACAAGATTACACCCAATTGTAAATGATTTTAATTATTTACTAGTTAAAACTATTATCAACGAGAAAACTTATTTCCTTGATGCTTCTAGTAGTTATGTACCATTTGGTTTAGTTCGATACAATGCTTTAAATGGAGATGGTAGAGTAATGGACTTTAAAAAAGGAAGTTATTGGGAACCTATTCAACTCAACAAAAAAACATATAAAAACATTAAAACGCAATTAGCTTTTAATGAAGATGGTGAACTTACTGGAAACTTAACTATAGCAACCGATGGTTATTTTGCAGTGAACGAAAGAGCCAAAATACACTCGAAAGGAGATGATACTTACATTGAAGATTTTGAATCTAAATATCCAAACTTGTCAGTTGAAGATTTTAAATTTAGAAACCTTAAGCAGAATAGTAAACCGTTACATCAGGTATATAAAGTTACCTTTGATGAAATAGACTTAAGTAATGATCATATTAGAATTAACCCTTTCTTGATTGATAAAAGTACAAGAAACCCATTTAAATTGGATAAAAGAGAATATCCTGTAGATTATGGTTACCCAAGTAAAAACTCGTACTTATTATCCTTAAAAATTCCAAGTGGATTTGCTGTAAAGGAACTTCCTCAAAACAAAGCGTTTTCTTTACCTAATAATGGGGGAAGATATCGTTTAGTATTCAGCAAAACAGACGATAAAATTAATATCTACGCGCAAACTAGCATTCACAAAAAACTTTATAGTACTGAAGAATATCATTATTTAAAAGAATTTTACAAGCAAATTATAAGCTCTCAAGATGTTTTTATTGAATTTGAAAAGGTGAACAAATAATCGTTCACCTTTTTATAATACAATAGTATTCGAATTTTTTACTTCTCCTATAGTAAATGTACTATGGGTACTTCCAATATGTTTTAACGCTGTAAGTTTATTTACCATAAATTCTCTGTATTCATCCATATCACTTACATAAATCTTTAAAATATAATCGTACTCTCCACTTACGTGAAAACACTCTGTTACTTCCTCTAATTTGTTTATTTCACGCTCAAAAACGGCAATATAT
The sequence above is a segment of the Tenacibaculum sp. 190130A14a genome. Coding sequences within it:
- a CDS encoding DUF4407 domain-containing protein, yielding MIKDFFLLCSGVDQNLINDCSNGEQNKYAGIGATVFFTALMATIACSYALYTVFDNIYTSIFFGILWGLLIFNLDRFIVSTIKKRDSKRQEILQVIPRLLLAMIIAVVISKPLELKIFEKEINQVLLAEKNQMTLDNKTQIAQQFTPEINNLNNEITSLKDEITTKETAVNALYETYIAEAEGRKGTKLIGKGPVYKEKRDKHDAALKELSELKAANTEKIKTKEAAIADLIQQQKNSEANTQPIISNFDGLMARVNALNKLPWLPSFFIFLLFLAIETAPIFAKLISSKSEYDYKLENQESLVKTWIQQQVHQREVLLQTDVDLNDKIYADLKTEEEIYNYKQKMARNLMKLQADSFYKNQQKIL
- a CDS encoding DUF3857 domain-containing protein; the encoded protein is MKSTIFIMVLLLSANILAQDQLQLSALFIPQELKENADAVIRNSELIVTVDAIDKLIVREKRTVTVLNKQGKKHVKAYEHYNDDTRITRLSAVVYDALGNKVKKYSKGDFEDVSAIDDNTLYSDSRLKYLEYTPTSYPYTVVFESEYKNGTTGFIPSWFPIRTYNVSVQKSSYTLNNPTHISFRKREKNLEGYTIEQNNTDSNLTYELTNQKAIKPEHYTVNFEDFIPNVAVSFDSFSYKGIKGNAKNWEEFGLWMYDNLIKGRNELSPATIAKIQGLVKDAKTPEEKAKIVYEYVQNKTRYISVQVDIGGWEPIAANKVDAVGYGDCKGLTNYTKALLDAVGVKSHHVIVFGSDKKNVDKDFTALQGNHMILNIPNEKEDIWLECTSQTMPFGFLGDFTDDRDVLVVTPEGGVIKRTPAYKNNNNLQVTKAAIKLLPNKNVIASVERTSYGTQYDDKYQIEDYTKEELNKYYKSYLWDYNNNLDVENIRHTNNKDNVEFTEKLDVKIADFATATEQNYLFKLNVFNRITGIPKKYRNRQNPLEIKRGFTDKDEFIFTIPEGYSINILPENKNITNKFGVYALTFEKIDDATFKYTREFSLKKGVHPKEDYKAYRKFRKTVVKYDNLRTELTKK
- a CDS encoding DUF3857 domain-containing protein → MKKLLILCAILFTVGSTAQEIKFGKVSKQELEETSYLLDATADAAYLFKKRETYFRFDQQREIFLVETEYHDRIKIYTKEGLDYATKKINYYNPKTGKREEIQSLKAYVFNLEDGKVAKTKLSKKDIFTEQLNKYRSQKKITFPNVKEGSIIDFKYRLSSPYGDIKTLNFQYEIPVVQLDYRVKIPEYYIFNKTSKGFYNVPIRESSKRDQISFRGGGNLAHNAKIYKFTQKNIPALKDDEPYSGNLNNYRGGMEFELAGTRFPGSTYKNIATTWKDVCKTIYESPSFGDELKRTNHFKNDLLPLIANVKNDFEKTAMVFQFVKSKIKWNEYHGYSVDEGVKKAYKEGVGNVAEINLNLTSMLRAAGLNANPVLVSTRDHGVPLFPTRDGFNYVITKVNYPSGSYILLDATDPYSFFNTLPFRALNWYGRELLENGFSREVKLVPSKHATENNILNVKIDDLGEAQGMYMRSLDGHVAMFSRQKNNLKKEEDLITAIEEKHNIEIEDFKISNKDNLSKSLTQRLKFTSEDLVEEINGKLYFSSFLFLGSTENPFKSEKRNFPIEFGMPWKDKFSIAISIPNGYTVESYPKELAIGLPDNLGFFKYKALVQGNKIKISAITQLNTNMIAPQYYTEVKEFYKQMVEKQTEKIVLVKSELNSGESKN
- a CDS encoding DUF3857 domain-containing protein, with protein sequence MRHLFFILFLFVFTNGFSQKRKSSRTGNVAIDELTMKQYSKDTTATAVVLYEHGNYYINENKNYNNTTDYYFKIKILKKEGVAKATIEIPLYEKETIHDIKGITYNLSEGNSIQKTHLLDSKIYTKDINKHWKEVTFTLPNIKVGSVIEYVYSVTSPYSQIDDWFFQSDIPKAQSDFTAAILGNYKYNVRMVGFLKLKRDNPSVKRGCINIPGLGEGGCLLLDYSMENIPVFKEEDYMLSKDNFLSKLAFDLKSYTSPKGLVKKYTKTWKDADRSLKLDFLDNQSTKKKFFKKQLDPAILSNANELEKATQIYQFIQRHFTWNDKYWPSKKVRVKEAFQNRSGNIFDINLALYNSLQAANIESYLVLTSTRNRAIPTRLHPIVNDFNYLLVKTIINEKTYFLDASSSYVPFGLVRYNALNGDGRVMDFKKGSYWEPIQLNKKTYKNIKTQLAFNEDGELTGNLTIATDGYFAVNERAKIHSKGDDTYIEDFESKYPNLSVEDFKFRNLKQNSKPLHQVYKVTFDEIDLSNDHIRINPFLIDKSTRNPFKLDKREYPVDYGYPSKNSYLLSLKIPSGFAVKELPQNKAFSLPNNGGRYRLVFSKTDDKINIYAQTSIHKKLYSTEEYHYLKEFYKQIISSQDVFIEFEKVNK